In Gemmatimonadota bacterium, a single genomic region encodes these proteins:
- a CDS encoding cobalamin B12-binding domain-containing protein, whose product MSDSHRKIRVLVAKPGLDGHDRGAKVIASAFRDAGFEVIYTGLHQTPEMIVSAAVQEDVDVVAMSVLSGAHLTLFPRVKALLDEAGADNVLLTGGGIIPEDDMAALDGQGIGKLFGPGTPTTTAIDYIREWFSAREDGVTEGRPSQ is encoded by the coding sequence ATGTCCGATAGCCATCGCAAGATTCGAGTACTCGTTGCCAAGCCTGGCTTGGACGGTCACGACCGCGGCGCGAAAGTCATCGCGAGCGCGTTCCGTGATGCCGGCTTCGAGGTCATCTACACAGGTCTGCACCAGACGCCTGAGATGATCGTGAGTGCCGCCGTTCAGGAGGACGTGGATGTCGTGGCGATGTCCGTGCTGTCAGGCGCACACCTCACGCTCTTCCCGCGCGTAAAGGCACTGCTCGACGAGGCGGGAGCCGACAACGTCCTCCTGACCGGTGGTGGCATCATCCCGGAGGACGACATGGCCGCGCTGGACGGGCAGGGCATCGGGAAGCTCTTCGGCCCCGGCACGCCCACGACCACTGCGATCGACTACATCCGCGAATGGTTCTCAGCCCGGGAGGACGGTGTGACCGAGGGACGCCCGTCCCAGTGA
- a CDS encoding acyl-CoA carboxylase subunit beta, with translation MAELSVELRELRDRLYDGGGSERIERQHAQGKLTARERVDLLLDEGGAWVEIGLLVAYDLYDGQAPSAGVVTGVGRVSGREVVIVANDATVKAGSWWPETIKKILRAQEIAMRCRVPILYLVDSAGVNLPYQSGVFPGQYGAARIFYYNAVMRRYLRVPQLAAVMGPCIAGGAYLPALSDVILMVEGTSFMGLGGPNLVKGATGQIVGSEELGGARVHTEVSAVAHYMVESDEACIARLRRLVAELPRNDLAGARTATPPKRLAYELYDIMPDDHRQPYDTRAVLECILDGEELDEFQPGHAPEMICGTAFIEGHAVGVIANARGMFKNTDGPPRLGGIVYTESARKVAYFIETMNRHGKPILFVQDVSGFMVGMDAEHSGIIRAGAEFVEAMATATVPKIVLTLNHASGAGYYAMAGQGFDPDFILSLPTGRMGVMEGESAVMALFSAQIERLKEAGHIPDEDLTTKMDEVRAEYERQLDARFAGARGFVDEIVLPEELRPALGLLIRTALHNPGPHLGPFQISGAAE, from the coding sequence ATGGCCGAACTCTCGGTCGAGCTTCGAGAACTCCGCGATCGGCTGTACGACGGCGGTGGCTCCGAGCGCATCGAGCGCCAGCATGCGCAAGGGAAGCTGACCGCGCGTGAGCGGGTCGACCTCTTGCTCGACGAAGGAGGAGCGTGGGTCGAGATCGGGCTCCTCGTCGCGTACGACCTCTACGACGGGCAGGCCCCCAGTGCCGGCGTGGTCACCGGCGTCGGACGGGTCTCCGGACGCGAGGTCGTCATCGTCGCGAACGACGCCACGGTCAAGGCCGGGTCGTGGTGGCCCGAAACGATCAAGAAGATCCTACGGGCCCAGGAGATCGCGATGCGGTGCCGCGTCCCGATTCTGTATCTGGTGGACTCGGCAGGTGTGAATCTGCCGTATCAGAGTGGGGTCTTTCCCGGTCAGTACGGCGCCGCTCGTATCTTCTACTACAACGCGGTAATGCGCCGCTATCTGCGCGTCCCCCAGCTCGCGGCGGTCATGGGGCCGTGCATTGCCGGTGGGGCGTACCTGCCGGCGCTGTCCGACGTGATCCTCATGGTTGAGGGCACGTCGTTCATGGGGCTCGGGGGGCCGAACCTCGTGAAAGGAGCGACGGGCCAGATCGTGGGCTCGGAAGAGCTCGGCGGCGCCCGCGTGCACACGGAGGTCAGCGCCGTAGCGCACTACATGGTCGAGAGCGACGAGGCGTGTATCGCTCGCCTCCGACGGCTCGTCGCCGAGCTTCCGCGCAACGACCTGGCCGGAGCGCGCACCGCCACGCCGCCCAAGCGGTTGGCGTACGAGCTCTACGACATCATGCCGGACGATCACCGCCAACCGTACGACACCCGCGCCGTGCTCGAGTGCATCTTGGACGGCGAGGAGCTCGACGAGTTCCAGCCCGGCCATGCGCCGGAGATGATCTGCGGCACGGCCTTCATCGAGGGCCACGCCGTCGGGGTCATTGCCAACGCTCGTGGCATGTTCAAGAACACCGACGGCCCCCCGCGACTCGGAGGCATCGTGTATACCGAGAGCGCGCGAAAGGTGGCGTACTTCATCGAGACCATGAACCGCCACGGGAAACCGATCTTGTTCGTTCAGGACGTCTCGGGCTTCATGGTCGGGATGGACGCCGAGCACTCCGGAATCATCAGGGCCGGCGCGGAGTTCGTGGAAGCGATGGCCACCGCGACGGTGCCGAAGATCGTGCTGACCCTCAACCACGCGTCAGGGGCGGGATACTACGCTATGGCGGGGCAGGGCTTCGATCCGGACTTCATTCTCTCCCTCCCGACGGGGCGCATGGGGGTGATGGAGGGTGAGAGCGCTGTGATGGCGCTCTTCAGTGCTCAGATCGAGCGCCTCAAAGAGGCGGGCCATATCCCTGACGAGGATCTGACCACGAAGATGGACGAGGTCCGAGCCGAATACGAACGTCAGCTCGACGCCCGCTTCGCGGGGGCGCGGGGCTTCGTCGACGAGATCGTGTTGCCCGAGGAGCTACGCCCGGCGTTGGGACTGCTGATTCGCACGGCGCTCCACAACCCCGGGCCACACCTCGGACCGTTCCAGATCTCGGGCGCAGCCGAATGA